Below is a genomic region from Actinomadura sp. NAK00032.
TGGTCGTTCGCCTTGGGCCTGCGGCTCGCCGCCTTCGACCTGCTGCGCGAGGACGGCGACGACCCCGTCCTCATCCTGGACGATGTCTTCGCCGAACTGGACTCGGGCCGCCGCAGCCGCCTCGCGGAGATGGTCGCCCCGGCCGAGCAGGTCCTGATCACGGCCGCTGTCCCCGCGGACGTCCCGGCCGAACTGACAGGGGGCTCGTATACCGTCTCCGACGGCCAGGTCGTCCGGGACTGACGATGCCGCGCCCTCCGAACAGACCACGCCGCCAGCGGCCACCCCGCACCGGTCTGCACGGACAGACCCTTGGTCGGGCGACACCAAGCGGCGAGGCCACGCAGGGCGATCGGCAGTACGCGAAGGCGGTTGACGGCCCGAAGGGGGATGCGTCCTGCCGGATGCGTCCTGCGGGGGGCGCCCTTGGAACGAGGTGGGAAGGGGCGAGCGCGTGAGTGATGATCCACAGGATGTGGACAAGTCCCCCGAGGGCGGGGCCGCGGACGAGGCCGCCCCGGCCAAGTCGGGGATCGAGCTGGCGCGGGAGGCCCTCGCCCAGGCGAAGGCGGACGCGCTGAAGCGCGGCACGCTCCCCGGCCACCAGAACGGCAAGCGCAAAGGCGGCGGACGCGTCATCCGCGCCAGAGACCCCGGGCGCGGAGGCGACCCCAAGCTGTTCGGCGCCGCCATCCGCGATCTGATGGCGTCCCGCGGCTGGGAGCAGCGCGCGGCCGTCGGCGGCGTGTTCGGCAACTGGGCGGGCATCGTCGGCGCCGAACTCGCCGAGCACACCCGCCCCGAGCACTTCGAGGACGGCGTGCTGACCGTCGCCGCCGACTCGACGACGTGGGCGACCCAGCTGCGCCTGCTCTCCTCGACGCTCGTCCGGCGGCTGAACGAGGAACTGGGGCACGGCACCGTCCGCCGGGTGAAGGTCGTCGGCCCGTCCTCGGGCCCGCGCCGCACAGGCGCCTGGCGGGTCCGCTGACGCCCGCCCACTCTCGTTTGAGGCGCTCTCGTTTGAGGCGCTCTCGTTTGAGGCGCTCTCGTCTGGAGCGCTCTCCTCTGAAGCGCTATCGGAGGGAGTGGGCTCGGAGGGAGGGGCGGCGCGGGGCGGGGCTTGCGTGGGGGTGCCGGTGGTTACGGTTCGGTGACTTGCGGTTACGGCGGCGGGTCTTTGTGGAGGCCCGGGGGCGTTGGGGAGGTGGCTGCGGAGTGTCGGTGGCGGGTGGGAACATCTGTTCGGGATGCGAGGCGTCCAGTTCAGCGGCCAGCGCCACGTAGACCAGAGAACCCCCCGGGGCCTATGGGGGGATGTAGCTCCAGGGCCGAGCGACCGCCACACGCGCACACAGCGCTCGTGAGTGCCACTTTTTACCGCGCCAGCCGGTAGAATGTATTCGGTTCAGGATGCTGCGCCGCCATGGGCCGCCCGGGGCTCTGACCAACACGAACAGAGCACGTCCGGGTGCCCTCATGTGTGTTACGGGGCACACCCGCGCCTCCCTCGGGCGCGGAGCGGCAGACATCCCCGGCAGGAGGATCTCCTTTGGCGTACGACGCTAGTTCGATCACTGTCCTTGAAGGGCTTGAGGCGGTTCGCAAGCGCCCGGGCATGTACATCGGCTCGACCGGTGAGCGCGGCCTGCACCACCTCGTCTACGAGATCGTGGACAACGGGGTCGACGAGGCCCTCGCCGGCTATGCCGACGACATCGTGGTGACGCTGCGGGCCGACGGCGGCGTGAGCGTCGACGACAACGGCCGCGGCATCCCCGTCGGCGAGCACCCGGTGGAGAAACGTCCGGCGATCGAGCTGGTGTTCACCACGCTGCACGCGGGCGGCAAGTTCGACGGCAAGTCCTATGCCGTCTCGGGCGGTCTGCACGGTGTCGGCTCGTCCGTGGTCAACGCGCTGTCCACCCGGCTGGAGGCCGAGGTCCGGCGCAACGGCCACGTCTGGCGGCAGGCGTACTCCTGGCGCGGGCCCGAGGCCGAGCTCCAGAAGGGCGAGGAGACCGACAAGACCGGCACCCTCATCACCTTCTGGCCGGACCCGGAGATCTTCGAGACCACCGAGTGGAACTTCGAGACCCTCTCCCGCCGCATGCAGGAGATGGCGTTCCTCAACCGCGGCCTGGCCATCACGCTGCGGGACGAGCGGCCCGACCACTCCAACGGCGAGCCGCACGTCGTCCGGTACCACTACGAGGGCGGCGTCGAGGACTTCGTCCGCTACATCAACGCGCGCAAGGAGTCCGCCCACGAGTCGGTCGTCTACTTCAGCGACGAGACCGAGGGCATGTCGGTCGAGATCGCCATGCAGTGGAACTCGTCCTACGCCGAGTCGGTGCACACCTTCGCGAACACCATCAACACGGCGGAGGGCGGCACCCACGAGGAGGGCTTCCGGGCGGCGCTCACCACGATCGTCAACCGGTACGCCCGCGACAAGGGCCTGCTGCGCGAGAAGGACGACAACCTGACCGGCGAGGACGTCCGCGAGGGCCTCACCGCGATCATCTCGATCAAGCTGGCCGACCCGCAGTTCGAGGGGCAGACCAAGACCAAGCTCGGCAACACCGAGGCCAAGTCCTTCGTCCAGCGGGCGTGCAACGAGCACCTGCGCGACTGGTTCGAGGAGAACCCGGGCGAGGCCAAGGAGATCATCAACAAGGCGTCGCAGGCGGCGCGCGCGCGGGTCGCGGCGCGGCAGGCGCGCGACCTGACCCGCCGCAAGAGCCTGCTGGAGACGACGTCGCTCCCCGGCAAGCTGTCGGACTGCCAGTCCACCGACCCGGCCAAGTCCGAGCTGTACATCGTCGAGGGCGACTCGGCGGGCGGCTCCGCCAAGGGCGGCCGCAACCCGCACTTCCAGGCCATCCTGCCGATCCGCGGCAAGATCCTGAACGTGGAGAAGGCCAGGATCGACAAGATCCTGAAGAACAACGAGGTGCAGGCGATCATCACGGCGCTCGGCACCGGCGTCCATGACGAGTTCGACATCAGCAAGCTCCGCTACCACAAGATCATCCTGATGTCGGACGCCGACGTGGACGGCCACCACATCAACACGCTGCTGATGACGCTGCTGTTCCGGTTCATGAAGCCGCTGATCGAGGCCGGCCACGTCTACCTGTCGCAGCCGCCGCTGTACAAGATCAAGTGGGACGCGCGCGGCAGCGACGCCGACTACGCCTTCTCCGACGCCGAGCGCGACGCGGTCATCGAGGCGGGGATCGCCGCCGGCAAGCGCGACCCGCGCCCCCGCGACCAGGTGCAGCGCTTCAAGGGCCTCGGCGAGATGAACGCCAACGAGCTGTGGGACACCACCATGGACCCCGACAACCGGGTCCTGCTGCAGGTCCAGCTGGACGACGCCGCCCAGGCGGACGAACTGTTCAGCGTGCTCATGGGCGAGGAGGTCGAGCCCCGCCGGGAGTTCATCCAGCGCAACGCCAAGGACGTGCGCTTCCTCGACATCTGAGGTACCCGCCCGCGCCGGGCCCCGCGTCCGGCCGCCCCTGACCGCGGCTCTTGCGGCTCCCGCGACTCCCACCGGCCCGGATCCCGCAGGCGGACGTACTTCCTTCCCATCGAGCAGAAGAGGTCTTCAGAGTGACGGACGTGACCACAGAGAGCGGCTACCCCGGCGAACGGATCGAGCCGGTCGACATCCAGGTCGAGATGCAGAAGAGCTACCTCGACTACGCGATGTCGGTCATCGTCGCGCGCGCGCTGCCCGAGGTACGGGACGGCCTCAAGCCCGTCCACCGCCGCGTCCTGTACGCGATGTACGACGGCGGCTACCGGCCCGACCGCGGCTACTTCAAGTGCGCCCGCGTCGTCGGCGACGTCATGGGGAACTACCACCCGCACGGCGACTCCGCCATCTACGACGCGCTCGTCCGGCTGGCGCAGCCCTGGTCGATGCGGTACCCGCTGGTCGACGGCAACGGCAACTTCGGCTCGCGCGGCAACGACCCCGCCGCGGCCATGCGGTACACCGAGTGCCGCATGGCGCCCCTGGCGATGGAGCTGCTGCGCGACATCGACAAGGAGACCGTCGACTTCTCCCCCAACTACGACGGCCGCTCGCAGGAGCCGGACGTCCTGCCGTCCCGGTACCCGAACCTGCTGGTCAACGGGTCCGCCGGCATCGCGGTGGGGATGGCGACCAACATCCCGCCGCACAACCTGCGCGAGGTCGCCGACGGCGTCCGCTGGTACCTGGAGAACTACGGCGCGTCCGACGACGAGCTGCTCGAGGCGCTGATCGAGCGGGTCAAGGGCCCCGACTTCCCCACCGCCGGCCTCATCGTCGGCCGCAAGGGCATCGAGGAGGCGTACCGCACCGGCCGCGGCTCCATCACGATGCGGGCCGTCGTCGAGGTCGAGGAGATCCAGGGCCGCAACTGCCTCGTCGTCACCGAGCTCCCCTACCAGGTCAACCCGGACAACCTCGCGCTGAAGATCGCCGACCTGGTGAAGGACGGCAAGCTGGACGGCATCGCCGACGTCCGCGACGAGACGTCCGGCCGCACCGGGCAGCGGCTCGTCATCGTCCTCAAGCGGGACGCCGTCGCCAAGGTCGTCCTGAACAACCTCTACAAGCACACCCAGCTGCAGGAGACGTTCGGCGCGAACATGCTCGCGCTGGTGGACGGCGTGCCGCGCACCCTGCGCATCGACCAGTTCGTCCGGCACTGGGTCGCGCACCAGATCGACGTCATCGTCCGCCGCACCCGGTTCCTGCTCCGCAAGGCCGAGGAGCGCGCCCACATCCTGCGCGCCCTGCTGAAGGCCCTCGACCGGATCGACGAGGTCATCGCCCTCATCCGCCGCTCGCCGTCGGCCTCGGAGGCGCAGCAGGGCCTGATGAACCTGCTGGAGATCGACGAGATCCAGGCGCAGGCCATCCTCGACATGCAGCTGCGCAAGCTGGCCGCCCTGGAGCGCCAGCAGATCACCGACGAGTACGACAAGCTCATGGCGGAGATCGCCGACTACAACGACATCCTGGCCTCGCCCGAGCGGCAGCGGCAGATCGTCGGCGACGAGCTCGCCCCGATCGTGGAGAAGTTCGGCGACGAGCGGCGCACCGAGATCATCCCGTTCGACGGGGACGTGTCCTACGAGGACCTCATCGCCGAAGAGGACGTCGTCGTCACGATCACCCGCGGCGGCTACGCCAAGCGCACCCGCACCGACCAGTACCGCGCGCAGCGGCGCGGCGGCAAGGGCGTCCGCGGCGCGCAGCTGAAGCAGGACGACATCGTCGACCAGTTCTTCGTCACCTCGACGCACAACTGGATCCTGTTCTTCACGAACAAGGGCCGCGTCTACCGCGCCAAGGCCTACGAACTGCCCGACTCGGGCCGCGACTCGCGCGGCCAGCACGTCGCGAACCTGCTGGCCTTCCAGCCGGACGAGCACATCGCCCAGGTCATGGACCTGCGCGACTACGACGTCGCCCCGTACCTGGTGATCGGCACGAAGAAGGGCCGCGTCAAGAAGACCGCCCTGCGCGACTTCGACTCGCCCCGCACCGGCGGCATCATCGCCATCAACCTCGTCGAGGACGACGAGGTGATCGCCGCGCGGCTGGTGTCCTCCGACGACAACCTGCTGATGGTCTCGACCGGCGCGCAGGCGATCCGGTTCCGCGCCGACGACGAGTCGCTCCGCCCGATGGGACGCGCCACCTCCGGCGTCATCGGCATGCGGTTCGAGGAGGACCAGGAGGTCCTCAACATGCTCGTCGTCAAGAACGGCTCCGACGACGTCCTGGTCGCCACCGAGGGCGGCTACGCCAAGCGGACTCCGGTCGACCAATACCCGCTTCAGGGACGTGGGGGTAAGGGCGTCCTCACCGCTAAGATCGTGGAAGCGCGGGGCATGTTGGTAGGGGCGCTTATGGTCGGCCCCGACGACGAGGTGTTCGCGATGACGTCCAACGGCGGCGTGATCCGTACCACCGCCGCCGAGATCAAGCAGTCCGGCAGGCAGACCATGGGCGTCCGCCTGATGAACCTCGCGGACGGCAACAGCGTCGTGGCGATCGCGAGGAACGTGGAGTCCATCGTGGACACCGAGGACGCCGACGACGCCGAAGGGGGCGACGGTGAGTGACGTATCCTGCATCGTCACCGAGCCGCTAGGCCAGGAGGACACGTGAGCACCGAGCCCGGCAAGAACAAGGGCGGGTCAGGCCCGGAAGCGGACGGCGCCGGTAAGAAACCGGCTACCGGATCCGGGTCGGGCAAGTCCGGGAAGAAGCCGGCCAAGACCGTCGCCGCGGCCGCCAAGTCCGGGCGGGACGAGACGACCGTCGACATCGACCGCGAGGCGTCCACGAGCGGCTCGGGCGCGGACACGACCAGGACCGACCTCGCGAAGATCGAGGCGAAGGACGCCGACACTCCCGAGATCGCCCCGGTCAAGGACACCGCGGACGACACGCCCGACCCGGCGCCGAAGTCCGCGTCGTCGGCGCCGAAGTCGCCGCCGAAGTCGGCGTCCTCCTCGCCCTCGTCGTCCTCCTCCGGCCCGGCGGGCTGGGCCAAGCCCGCCGAGCCGCCCGGTTCGGTCTCGGCAGGACGTACGGAACCGGCCGGCAAGCCGTTCAACTCCTCCGGCCCGGCCGCCGCTGCCGCACCCGCCGCCTCCGCCTCGAGCGGCTCGGGCCGGGGCGGTTTCGCGGGGACCGTCCTGAAAGACCGTCCCGCCACCTCAGCGGCCGCGTCGACCTCCGTCGCGCCGGCGAACTCGGCCAAGCCCGCCAACGGCAAGCCGGCCCGCAAGGCCCAGCTCCAGCTCGCCCGGCTCGAGCCGTGGTCGGTGATGAAGTTCAGCTTCGTCATGTCGCTGGTCTGCTTCGTCGTCCTGCTCGTCGCCGTGATCGTCCTCTACACGATCCTGTCCGGCCTCGGCGTGTTCGACGCCATCAGCGACACGATCAACAGCCTCACCAAGGAGCAGGGCGAGACCACCGGCAGCGTCGACGCCGGCAGTTGGTTCTCCTTCTTCCGCGTCTTCGGCTACACGGTCCTCGTGGGCGCCCTGAACGTCATGCTCATCACCGCCCTCTCCACGGTCGGCTCCGTGATCTACAACCTCGCCGCCGACCTGGTGGGGGGCGTCGAGGTCACCCTCAAGGAGGCCGAGTAGCCCCACACCGCCGCCGCCCGGCAATCGATTTCCGGTTGTCCGCCCAGATGGGGTAACCTCTCGTTGCGCCGCCAGGGGCGGCGGCACACTCCGGGCCTATAGCTCAGTCGGTTAGAGCGCATCCCTGATAAGGATGAGGCCGGTGGTTCAAGTCCACCTAGGCCCACCAGTTCAAAGACCCCCGCCGGGTACCGGCGGGGGTTTTTTGACGGGTGCCGGTCACCGGACGGCGGCGCCGGGCCGCGCATCGCTGCGTGGCCACGCGTATCGGTCGCCGGCCCGCTCCACTCGGGGTCACGCAGCCGAACTGGACGAGCCGACGCCGTCGTAACGGTGGCCTTGCCGCTAGGCTGCTCCGCCAGGCCCACTTCGGAGTTGGCAGTGATGGTCGGAGGTCTACCAGGCCAGGAGGCCAAGGTCGTTCGTCCAGTCGGGCGCTTCACCTTGGCCCCTCCGTCTGGGCTGCTAGTGCAAAGCGCAAGTGACGGCGGACGGGGGCTCATTCGGAGCGCGTTGCGCGGTGACCGTCGATGAGCTGAGATCAGGCTCAGGAGTACGTCCAAATGTCCTTGCCGCCGCGGAGCGCCTCAATCAGGGTTCGGCTGTAGCCGCTCGCCTCGACCACGTCGTTTATTCGGTCCTTGGGGGCGTGGTGTGGCAGAAGTTCCTTGACGATACGTGCGATCGCCTCCCGAACGTCGTGCAGCTCTCTCGCCATCAGACGCTCTTGCTCGCCAAGGCGCTGCAACTCCTGATAGCGCCAGTCGGAAGCCGGCTTCCCTTCGCTCATGCACCGCACTGTAGAGCCAGCCGTCAGGGCAGAGCAGGGCAGAACTGGCGCAGCCAGCGTCAGGCCACTCGGCACAGTCGCAAGGGGGTGGACGGCAGTGACGGCGGCAGTGACTGCAACAGTAGCGAACCCCGCCGAACCTGATCAGCGTTGGGGAGAAGGTCAGCACGGCAGCACGCGTCCGGCGCGGGCGGGCCTTGTGGGTCAGGGCTTTATCCAGAGTGCGGGAGTGTTTCTCCACAGGTTGTGGATAAGTGGCTTCAGGTGGCGGGTTCCGTCGCGTGGAACTCGTGGACGACTTCGATGCGGCCGACGATGTGCTCGTTGAACTCCTCCAGTTCCGCTGCCGGGACCCAGAGTTCCAGGATGGTCCGTCCGCCGGCCTGGCGCACGGGGTAGCGCTCGGCGAAGGCCGCGTCCACCTGGAACTTCGTCACGAAGCCCGAGCCGTGCGCGGGGACGTTCCAATCGCGGGCGATCTTGATCGCGTACTCCTCGTTGAGAACCGGATAGAAGATCGGCTGGTCGGGGAGGCGCGGAGGCCAGGCACGCCACTCCGCGGCGCGCAGCAGCTCCAACTCGGCGGGGCCGACCGGGCGCCAGAGGGTCATGGTGGGCATCCGCACATTCTGCCGGTGCGGCCATGCCGGTTCCGTGAGCCGGGCTGCTGGACGTCCTAGAAGCCTTTCTCGTCGTACTGCCGCACATCGACCGCCGAGTCCCGGCAGCGGCGCTCCCATGGGCGTTGAGGGCTCTGGAGGCGCGGGCGGGGTCTCGTTGGAAACTGTTCTGGCGGCTTCCGTTGCGGTGTGCTGGTTGAAGTCCAGGACGCATCCCAGCCTTCATTGTCCACAGTCTGTGGAAAACTCTCGGGGTTCATTCGCCTTCGGGGCGGCCGGTGAGGTTGCGGCTCTCGCCTTGGCCCGCGATGACGCGGCATCGTCATCATCCTCTCCTGCGCCTTCGAGTGTGCGGGCGACGCGTCACTGATCTTGGATCGGCTCCGGTCGTGGTGCTCTGTAGATTGGAGTAATCAAGTTTGACTAACGCCTGCGACTCGACCTACGCTCCGGGGATGAGCGAGAAGGCGATCCCGATTTTTCCGTGCCGTTCGATCGAGGCGACCTGGGAGTTCTATCGGGCCCTCGGCTTCGAGCAGACCTCCTGGCAGACGCGTCCCAACCCGTATCTCGGAGTCCGGCGAGGCGACCTCGAGCTGCACTTCTTCGGGTGGCGGAAACACGATCCGGCGACGTCCATGAACATGTGCTACGTGGTCACCGCGGCCGTGGACGAGCTGCACGAGGCATTCCGAGGCGGGCTCAAGAAGTCGCTCGGCCGGGTTCCCACGCGAGGACTTCCCCGGATCAGCGCGGTGCGGGACATGTCATACGGGGTCCGGCAGTTCCTTCTCAGCGACCCGGACGGGCTCCAGCTCCGCATCGGCCAACCCATCTCGGACAACCTGGAGCACGCGCCGATACCGACCGAGCCGGTGGCCAAGGCGCTCCACATGGCCGCTCTCCTCGGCGGCGACTCGAAGGGGGACCATCGGGCCGCAGCCCGGCTTCTCGATCGCCTGCTGGACTCGGGTGAGCCCCTGACCCCGTCCGAACGCCTCAGAGCCTTGGTCCTGCGAGCCGACGCCGCCGTCCAGATGGAGGACTGGGGCCGCGCCCGCACGCTCCTTGCCGACGCCCGCGGCGTCCCCGTCGAGGACCCGTCCGTCCAGGTAGATGATCTACGGCGGCTCGCCGACCTGGAGGACGCCCTCTCTGCCTGAGGGGCTCGCTCGGCTGGGGACGCAGCTGGGGATTTCCGGTGGGCAGCGTTGTCCACCGATGCGCCGGGGTTGTGGAGGAAGTTCACCCACAGGCTGTGAACGGGGTGTGGGCAAAGGTGGCCCGTGGCGGCCCTTCTCGCAGGTCAGCGGGTTTTCCACGACGTGGACAACTGGTCGTACCGGTTGGGGGCGACCTGGGGAAGAATGGTGGACGCGGAGTCGGCCGGTTGTACCCAGGTTGTGCACGGAAGTTATCCACAGGTTGTGGATTCTGTGCACGGCGGCTTGATCCTGTGGACGATGGATGGGACGGCGTGAGTCGCGCCGTGCAGACCGTGGAAAGCCCGGCTGTTCTGGGGATCCGCCTGTGGACGCGGCCTCCGGACAGCCTGCTGCCAGGGGGGAGAAGATGTGCGTAGAGTTTTCCCACAGCCTGTGGATGACGGCCTTCAAACCCTGTCCGCCGCCCGCGCGCGGGCCTCGGAACGAGTTCGTCCGGCCCCGGATGATCCACACCGCAGGACGAGATCGGCCCGAGGGCGTGTTGCCGTTCACATGGCGCACGCACGCCGTAGATTCCGTACCGGCACCAGACTTCAGTCGACCCCCGCGCCACACCCGGCGGGACAGGGCTTCAACTCCCTGCGCCGGCCTGGGGGCGGTGCCGTGAAGACCCGTCCGACCTGCGAACATCAGTTCGAACGCGTGCTACTCTCCCGGCATGGGGCACTTGCTGAACGAGCCGGTCCGGACGGAGCACGACCCGGCGGGACGGCTCACCGCGTACGAGTGGCGGGGAGCGCGCTACGCGGTGGACAGAGTGCTGAAGACCTACGGCACGGCCCACGAGGGCCGGGTCTACCGGGTACGGGTCACCGGCGCCGAAGGCGTGGCGGTGGCGGAGCTCGGCCGTGACCAGAACAGCTGGCGCCTCCGGCACATCTTCTCCGCCTGACACCCCGCCCGCCCCCGCTGCGAGCGGCTCCGACGCCATGGAGCCGCAGACGCCCCCACCAACCACCCCGGACGCCGGGACCACCCCTGCCCCCGGCCGCAGCAAGCCAGGCTCGACCAAGTCTGCGCCTGGGCCCCCGCCGGAACCCACAGGAACTGCCACTGGTGCCAGAGAGCGCGATGCGCGTGGAGGTGCAGGCGCCGGAGCGGCTCGGCTGCTAGATGCGGGCGACCCGACCACTGATGCCGGTGCCGAGAAGGGCGTTGACCAGACCCTGTGGACGCGCGTCGGAGGAATCCAGGGTGCGCCGCTCGACCTGCTGACCGCCAGGATCGGCCGTCGGCACTATGCGCCGCACACCCACGACGAGTACGCCATCGGAGTGACGGTCGACGGCCTGGAGACGATGCGCTACCGGGGCGAGAAGATCTATTCGGCGGCCGGAAGCGTCGTCGTGGTGGAGCCGGGGGAGGCGCACACCGGCGGTCCGGCGCGTCCGGACGGGTTCGCCTACCTGTGTCTCTACCCGGGCGCCGAACTGCTGGGCGCGGCGACGGCGGCGGAGCCCGGGGCGATGGCGGGGGAACCGCACTTCCGTGAGCCGATCATCGACGACCCTCGGCTGGGTGAGGCGCTGCGGCAGGCCCACCGTGCCCTTCGCCTCGGTGAAGACCCGCTGGAAGGCGAGTCCCGCCTGCTCGGAGTGCTCGGCGCGCTCATCCGGCGGCACGCGGTGCACAGGCCGGCTGCGATGCCGCCACGCGGCCGAGCCGATGCCGGGCGGATCGCCCGTCAGGTCGCGACCCGTCTGTCGGACGAGCTCACCGCCCCGCCCACGCTCGCCGAGATGGCGGCTGACCTCGAACTCTCCCGCTACCAGTTGCTGCGCGCCTTCCGCGACGCGATGGACATGCCGCCGTACGCGTGGCTCGCCCAACACCGGGTGACGCGAGCCCGTGCACTCCTGGAGGTCGGGCATCGCCCGGCCGAAGCGGCGACGCTCGTGGGGTTCGCCGATCAGGCGCACCTCACCCGGTGGTTCCGCCGCGTGCTCGGCATCACCCCGGGCGCATTCCGCACCAGCGTTCAGGAGAGCGCGGTGCGCCGCCCTCCCCCCTGGTGATGTCCGGCCGGACCTCCCGGGCGCTCGTCGCGGCTGACCGCTCCCGGTGTAACGAGAGATCGCACTCGACCTCCAACTGAAGACCGAAGACGACACGCTCGCGCCCTGCGACCGGCCGCCCGCCGACCGGCCGCCCGCCGACCGGCCGCCCGCCGAGGGGGAGCCAGCCGACAGCCGGGAGGTCTCGTCCAACGCGATCAGGGCAGCGGTCAAAGGCAGCCACGCATGGCTACGCAGGGGACGCGGCAGGTGGGCGTCCGCCGCAACAGCGTTCAAGACCGGGTGGGCCGGCGTCTTGCACCCTGGGTGATGTCCGTCCTGGGCGTGCCGTGGAGAGGCGACGGCGCAGGGAGCGCGGCCCGGAGGTCGGGGCCGCGACGCAAGGTCATTGTCGGGGCCCGTCACGCGGGGTTGGTGTCCAGTGGCGACGGTGCGCTGGGGCGGACGGATCGAACGGAGGTCGTGTTGAGTCGTCGTGGCTGGATGCTGTTCGCGCTGATGGGCGTGCTCTGGGGCATCCCCTATCTGTTGATCAAAGTGGCGGTCGAGAGCGTCTCGGTGCCCATGGTGGTCTTCACCCGGACCGCGCTCGGCGCCCTCGTCCTGCTGCCGCTGGTGCTCCGGTCCGGGCAGTTGGACGTGGTCCGCCGGCATTGGCGTCCGCTGCTGGCGTTCACCGCAGTGGAGATCCTCGGCCCGTGGGCGCTGCTGTCGGACGCCGAGAACCGGCTGACCAGCTCCATGACCGGCCTGCTGATCGCCGCCGTCCCCATCGTCGGGGTCGTGCTGGCGAGGCTCACCGGCGACGCCGAGCGGCTCGGCCCGGTGCGCTGGCTGGGGCTGCTGGTCGGCCTGGCCGGCGTGGGCGTTCTCGCGGCCCCGCATCTCAGCGGCGGCAGCGCGTGGGCGATCGGCGAGGTCATGCTCGTCGTCCTCGGGTACTCGATCGCCCCGATCATCACCATGCGCAAGCTGCAGGACCTGCCCAGCCTGCACATGGCCGCGTTCGCCCTGGCCATCGCCGCGCTCGTCTACACCGGCCCCGCGATCGCCACCTGGCCGGAAACGATG
It encodes:
- the gyrB gene encoding DNA topoisomerase (ATP-hydrolyzing) subunit B, which codes for MAYDASSITVLEGLEAVRKRPGMYIGSTGERGLHHLVYEIVDNGVDEALAGYADDIVVTLRADGGVSVDDNGRGIPVGEHPVEKRPAIELVFTTLHAGGKFDGKSYAVSGGLHGVGSSVVNALSTRLEAEVRRNGHVWRQAYSWRGPEAELQKGEETDKTGTLITFWPDPEIFETTEWNFETLSRRMQEMAFLNRGLAITLRDERPDHSNGEPHVVRYHYEGGVEDFVRYINARKESAHESVVYFSDETEGMSVEIAMQWNSSYAESVHTFANTINTAEGGTHEEGFRAALTTIVNRYARDKGLLREKDDNLTGEDVREGLTAIISIKLADPQFEGQTKTKLGNTEAKSFVQRACNEHLRDWFEENPGEAKEIINKASQAARARVAARQARDLTRRKSLLETTSLPGKLSDCQSTDPAKSELYIVEGDSAGGSAKGGRNPHFQAILPIRGKILNVEKARIDKILKNNEVQAIITALGTGVHDEFDISKLRYHKIILMSDADVDGHHINTLLMTLLFRFMKPLIEAGHVYLSQPPLYKIKWDARGSDADYAFSDAERDAVIEAGIAAGKRDPRPRDQVQRFKGLGEMNANELWDTTMDPDNRVLLQVQLDDAAQADELFSVLMGEEVEPRREFIQRNAKDVRFLDI
- a CDS encoding AraC family transcriptional regulator → MWTRVGGIQGAPLDLLTARIGRRHYAPHTHDEYAIGVTVDGLETMRYRGEKIYSAAGSVVVVEPGEAHTGGPARPDGFAYLCLYPGAELLGAATAAEPGAMAGEPHFREPIIDDPRLGEALRQAHRALRLGEDPLEGESRLLGVLGALIRRHAVHRPAAMPPRGRADAGRIARQVATRLSDELTAPPTLAEMAADLELSRYQLLRAFRDAMDMPPYAWLAQHRVTRARALLEVGHRPAEAATLVGFADQAHLTRWFRRVLGITPGAFRTSVQESAVRRPPPW
- a CDS encoding VOC family protein, with product MSEKAIPIFPCRSIEATWEFYRALGFEQTSWQTRPNPYLGVRRGDLELHFFGWRKHDPATSMNMCYVVTAAVDELHEAFRGGLKKSLGRVPTRGLPRISAVRDMSYGVRQFLLSDPDGLQLRIGQPISDNLEHAPIPTEPVAKALHMAALLGGDSKGDHRAAARLLDRLLDSGEPLTPSERLRALVLRADAAVQMEDWGRARTLLADARGVPVEDPSVQVDDLRRLADLEDALSA
- a CDS encoding DUF721 domain-containing protein, which gives rise to MSDDPQDVDKSPEGGAADEAAPAKSGIELAREALAQAKADALKRGTLPGHQNGKRKGGGRVIRARDPGRGGDPKLFGAAIRDLMASRGWEQRAAVGGVFGNWAGIVGAELAEHTRPEHFEDGVLTVAADSTTWATQLRLLSSTLVRRLNEELGHGTVRRVKVVGPSSGPRRTGAWRVR
- the gyrA gene encoding DNA gyrase subunit A, with product MTDVTTESGYPGERIEPVDIQVEMQKSYLDYAMSVIVARALPEVRDGLKPVHRRVLYAMYDGGYRPDRGYFKCARVVGDVMGNYHPHGDSAIYDALVRLAQPWSMRYPLVDGNGNFGSRGNDPAAAMRYTECRMAPLAMELLRDIDKETVDFSPNYDGRSQEPDVLPSRYPNLLVNGSAGIAVGMATNIPPHNLREVADGVRWYLENYGASDDELLEALIERVKGPDFPTAGLIVGRKGIEEAYRTGRGSITMRAVVEVEEIQGRNCLVVTELPYQVNPDNLALKIADLVKDGKLDGIADVRDETSGRTGQRLVIVLKRDAVAKVVLNNLYKHTQLQETFGANMLALVDGVPRTLRIDQFVRHWVAHQIDVIVRRTRFLLRKAEERAHILRALLKALDRIDEVIALIRRSPSASEAQQGLMNLLEIDEIQAQAILDMQLRKLAALERQQITDEYDKLMAEIADYNDILASPERQRQIVGDELAPIVEKFGDERRTEIIPFDGDVSYEDLIAEEDVVVTITRGGYAKRTRTDQYRAQRRGGKGVRGAQLKQDDIVDQFFVTSTHNWILFFTNKGRVYRAKAYELPDSGRDSRGQHVANLLAFQPDEHIAQVMDLRDYDVAPYLVIGTKKGRVKKTALRDFDSPRTGGIIAINLVEDDEVIAARLVSSDDNLLMVSTGAQAIRFRADDESLRPMGRATSGVIGMRFEEDQEVLNMLVVKNGSDDVLVATEGGYAKRTPVDQYPLQGRGGKGVLTAKIVEARGMLVGALMVGPDDEVFAMTSNGGVIRTTAAEIKQSGRQTMGVRLMNLADGNSVVAIARNVESIVDTEDADDAEGGDGE
- a CDS encoding DUF3566 domain-containing protein, translating into MSTEPGKNKGGSGPEADGAGKKPATGSGSGKSGKKPAKTVAAAAKSGRDETTVDIDREASTSGSGADTTRTDLAKIEAKDADTPEIAPVKDTADDTPDPAPKSASSAPKSPPKSASSSPSSSSSGPAGWAKPAEPPGSVSAGRTEPAGKPFNSSGPAAAAAPAASASSGSGRGGFAGTVLKDRPATSAAASTSVAPANSAKPANGKPARKAQLQLARLEPWSVMKFSFVMSLVCFVVLLVAVIVLYTILSGLGVFDAISDTINSLTKEQGETTGSVDAGSWFSFFRVFGYTVLVGALNVMLITALSTVGSVIYNLAADLVGGVEVTLKEAE
- a CDS encoding DMT family transporter, whose amino-acid sequence is MSRRGWMLFALMGVLWGIPYLLIKVAVESVSVPMVVFTRTALGALVLLPLVLRSGQLDVVRRHWRPLLAFTAVEILGPWALLSDAENRLTSSMTGLLIAAVPIVGVVLARLTGDAERLGPVRWLGLLVGLAGVGVLAAPHLSGGSAWAIGEVMLVVLGYSIAPIITMRKLQDLPSLHMAAFALAIAALVYTGPAIATWPETMPSGRVLAALIALGLICTALAFIVFFELIREVGTSRGMVFTYVNPAVAVAAGVVFLSEPLTGTIIASFLLILGGSVLATARRTAPSAAEPATEEVMRKEARSAPEPASG